One region of Gemmatimonadaceae bacterium genomic DNA includes:
- the cmk gene encoding (d)CMP kinase — translation MSSDSRPHPNWRSGHLVVAIDGPAASGKSSTAQWVAGELGFRHVDSGALYRAATAVALRSGRPASEWTPAWLLEQAARITLIPTETSFAPHVDGERMDEEIRGTEVTRHVSLVAQMQVVRGWVNAQVREVAKSFDVVCDGRDMGTAVFPDAELKVFLVADPWERARRRLIQRLGRRPTDAEIAEETDRLVQRDAADATQTVQAKDAVLVDTTYLTQVEQVERIVALARATRSRRPLTPLGDLPSVPPPDGTPDA, via the coding sequence ATGTCGTCCGATAGCCGCCCGCACCCGAATTGGCGCAGCGGACACCTCGTCGTCGCAATCGACGGTCCCGCCGCCTCGGGGAAGTCGTCGACCGCACAGTGGGTCGCCGGTGAGTTGGGATTCCGGCACGTCGACTCGGGCGCGCTGTATCGTGCGGCCACCGCCGTCGCCCTCCGCAGCGGACGTCCGGCGAGCGAATGGACCCCCGCCTGGCTCCTCGAACAGGCAGCGCGCATCACCCTCATCCCCACGGAGACGTCGTTTGCTCCGCACGTCGATGGCGAGCGTATGGATGAGGAGATCCGCGGGACCGAGGTCACGCGTCACGTCTCGCTCGTGGCCCAGATGCAGGTGGTGCGTGGCTGGGTGAATGCGCAGGTACGCGAGGTCGCGAAGTCGTTCGACGTCGTCTGCGACGGGCGCGACATGGGCACGGCGGTCTTCCCGGATGCGGAGCTCAAGGTCTTCCTGGTCGCCGATCCGTGGGAGCGGGCTCGCCGCCGGCTGATCCAGCGTCTGGGGCGTCGCCCCACTGACGCCGAGATCGCCGAGGAGACCGACCGCCTCGTCCAGCGCGACGCCGCCGACGCGACGCAGACGGTGCAGGCCAAGGACGCCGTCCTGGTCGACACCACCTACCTGACGCAGGTCGAGCAGGTCGAGCGGATCGTGGCCCTGGCGCGCGCCACTCGGAGCCGCCGCCCGCTCACTCCGTTGGGCGACCTCCCCTCAGTTCCCCCGCCGGACGGAACGCCGGACGCCTAG